The following proteins are encoded in a genomic region of Pelodictyon phaeoclathratiforme BU-1:
- a CDS encoding TorD/DmsD family molecular chaperone — MSIPIQHAFVFRFLSLAFAYPNEAFLSELKSIADKINDKTGSFIRLIASFEKEKQEMLQAEYTRLFINGYPHTPCPPYESVYREKRMLGQASIDVQALYREWEMSVETGLIDHIATEFEFLSFLASASTVKTIATAAKDSSDHFIKEHLCRWVPQFVGDLKSATSLDAYRLLGILVESSLKACR; from the coding sequence ATGTCTATCCCCATCCAGCACGCATTTGTTTTCAGGTTTCTCAGCCTTGCTTTCGCCTATCCCAACGAGGCATTCCTTTCTGAATTGAAGAGTATTGCAGATAAAATCAATGACAAAACCGGTTCATTCATTCGGTTGATTGCATCTTTTGAAAAAGAAAAGCAGGAAATGTTGCAGGCAGAGTACACTCGTCTCTTTATTAATGGTTATCCTCACACACCATGCCCACCCTATGAGTCTGTCTACCGGGAAAAAAGAATGCTCGGACAGGCAAGTATTGATGTACAGGCGCTCTATCGTGAATGGGAGATGAGTGTCGAAACAGGTTTAATTGATCATATTGCCACAGAATTTGAATTTCTCTCTTTTCTGGCTTCAGCTTCAACAGTGAAAACTATCGCAACAGCCGCAAAGGATTCATCAGATCATTTTATCAAGGAACATCTTTGTCGCTGGGTACCACAGTTTGTTGGTGATCTCAAATCAGCTACATCTCTTGACGCCTATCGGCTACTGGGAATCCTTGTTGAAAGTTCACTCAAGGCTTGCCGATAA
- a CDS encoding molybdopterin-dependent oxidoreductase, translated as MHKNITRRQFLKVAGLLGGISLLRPLWSLGHSSLDNKSASAGGMVLWVPSICNFCSSFCNINVETKIESGVRRVVKIEGNPESPLNRGKICARGQAGLYQTYDPDRLKQPLIRVKGSKRGEWSFRAATWDEAYNYIAGKLMKVHPWEITLVGGWTACVSYMHFSLPFIRTLQIPNIIASPLQHCVTAGHFGTDLVTGNFNVHDEILADFENARYILFSLNNASVAAISTARAVRFGQARKNGAKVVCLDPRVSELASKSDEWIPVKPGTDHAFFLAMLHTLLREKLYDDSFVSRHTNAPFLAYKDEKGLVCLATDKGSNGKPSSYCVFDQLGQHIVAVPAYTNTNEWSKGKSPILPLLHAPTGLVWNGHEVKTVFDFFIEESEPFTPEWASSITDIDAATIRRIAIEFGQARPALVDPGWMGARYHHLIGQRRLQAILQTLVGGIDKPGGWLMSGEYHHKAEKFRQNVQNGKGNENVPPVELPGMGFAFALLDIFGNPDAWEHGKPAFSFAWAMDQQKQGKPSVFIPAMADVGLLEAVRGEFNYKGEPYRVKAFLMNAANPIRHYFPAKRWEEILSHENVELVVAIDVLPSDTTLYADVILPNHTYLERNEPLLYPLGPSTDLGYTTRLRAIDPLYNTRDTSDMLCEIAERMGKLEPFLDGVAEYAGLDSEMLRMEIHAAKKAGTPLNEAFLKSAYVSMGKFAGHVRGKEMTGSEVEAIIRKKGMLMLRDAATVLKESNMPGKIPVPTISGRLELYSPVLASFADTAGVQPIFNPVLGYVPRVVSDRLEKPSLDANEFYFTYGKVPVVSHASTNSNNPILASVTRPKSGAFMGLWMNSLRAGELGLKNGQTVEVTNLRYGPKVKAILFTTAMIRPDTVFLPSSFGSRSKKLSVAGGKGTPLNELMPYSIEPIAASFMSQEFTVSVLPI; from the coding sequence ATGCATAAAAATATTACGCGCCGTCAGTTCCTCAAAGTTGCCGGTCTCTTGGGAGGTATCTCTCTTTTGCGACCGTTGTGGAGCCTGGGGCATAGCTCGCTTGATAACAAATCAGCTTCTGCCGGTGGAATGGTTCTTTGGGTTCCAAGTATTTGCAATTTCTGTTCCTCGTTTTGTAACATCAACGTGGAGACGAAGATAGAAAGTGGTGTCAGGCGCGTTGTCAAGATTGAAGGAAACCCGGAGAGTCCCCTTAATCGTGGCAAAATCTGCGCACGGGGACAGGCTGGATTATACCAGACTTATGATCCTGATCGTCTCAAGCAGCCGCTTATCCGGGTCAAGGGCAGCAAACGCGGAGAGTGGAGTTTCAGGGCAGCTACATGGGATGAGGCATATAACTACATCGCAGGGAAACTCATGAAGGTTCATCCATGGGAAATAACCCTGGTGGGAGGATGGACTGCCTGCGTCTCGTATATGCACTTTAGTTTACCCTTTATCAGGACACTCCAGATTCCGAATATCATTGCCTCTCCTCTTCAGCATTGTGTTACCGCTGGTCATTTTGGCACCGATCTTGTGACTGGCAACTTTAACGTTCATGATGAAATTCTTGCTGACTTTGAAAATGCACGCTATATCCTTTTCAGTCTGAACAATGCTTCCGTTGCAGCGATCTCGACAGCAAGAGCCGTCAGGTTTGGACAAGCCAGAAAAAATGGTGCAAAAGTGGTCTGCCTCGACCCTCGGGTGAGTGAATTGGCCTCCAAATCAGATGAATGGATACCGGTAAAGCCAGGTACTGATCATGCCTTTTTCCTTGCAATGCTGCATACGCTGCTTCGTGAAAAACTTTATGACGACTCCTTTGTTTCCCGGCATACCAATGCGCCTTTTCTCGCCTACAAAGATGAAAAAGGGCTTGTCTGCCTGGCCACTGACAAGGGGAGTAACGGTAAACCATCATCATACTGTGTCTTTGACCAGCTCGGGCAGCATATCGTTGCCGTTCCTGCCTATACAAACACCAATGAATGGTCGAAAGGCAAGAGTCCTATTCTGCCCTTGCTGCATGCCCCCACAGGATTGGTCTGGAATGGGCATGAAGTAAAAACGGTTTTCGACTTTTTTATTGAGGAGTCTGAACCATTCACTCCTGAATGGGCTTCCAGCATTACCGATATTGATGCAGCAACCATTCGACGTATCGCCATTGAATTCGGACAGGCCAGGCCGGCATTGGTTGATCCGGGATGGATGGGCGCCCGTTATCACCATCTCATAGGTCAGCGCCGCCTTCAGGCCATTCTTCAAACGCTGGTTGGTGGAATCGATAAGCCGGGTGGATGGCTGATGAGCGGCGAATATCACCATAAAGCTGAAAAATTCCGGCAAAATGTACAGAATGGCAAAGGGAATGAAAATGTGCCACCGGTCGAATTGCCTGGCATGGGGTTTGCCTTTGCGTTGCTTGATATTTTTGGAAATCCGGATGCATGGGAACATGGAAAGCCGGCATTTTCTTTTGCGTGGGCAATGGATCAGCAAAAACAGGGAAAACCTTCGGTGTTCATTCCTGCCATGGCCGATGTGGGTCTGCTTGAAGCGGTCAGAGGCGAGTTTAACTATAAAGGGGAGCCTTACCGTGTCAAGGCATTTCTGATGAATGCGGCAAATCCGATACGTCATTATTTCCCGGCCAAGCGATGGGAGGAGATTCTTTCCCACGAAAATGTTGAACTTGTCGTTGCTATTGATGTTCTTCCGTCTGACACGACGCTCTATGCCGATGTTATTTTGCCCAATCACACCTATCTTGAGCGTAATGAGCCACTACTCTATCCCCTTGGACCAAGTACGGATCTTGGATATACCACCCGTCTGCGAGCCATTGATCCGCTTTACAATACGCGTGATACCTCCGATATGCTTTGTGAAATAGCGGAACGTATGGGTAAGCTTGAACCGTTTCTTGATGGAGTTGCCGAGTATGCCGGACTTGACAGTGAGATGCTGAGAATGGAGATCCATGCCGCAAAAAAAGCTGGAACTCCACTTAATGAAGCGTTTCTCAAGAGCGCATATGTTTCCATGGGGAAGTTTGCTGGTCATGTGAGGGGAAAAGAGATGACGGGCAGTGAGGTCGAGGCCATTATTCGCAAGAAAGGGATGCTGATGCTCAGGGATGCTGCAACTGTCCTGAAGGAATCTAACATGCCCGGAAAAATACCCGTTCCGACAATTTCCGGGAGACTTGAGCTGTACAGTCCGGTTCTTGCCTCGTTTGCTGATACTGCGGGTGTGCAGCCTATCTTTAATCCTGTACTTGGTTATGTGCCCAGAGTTGTCAGCGACAGGTTGGAGAAGCCATCTCTTGATGCCAATGAATTTTATTTTACCTATGGAAAGGTGCCGGTTGTTTCCCATGCTTCCACCAACAGTAATAATCCAATTCTTGCTTCGGTAACACGTCCTAAATCGGGTGCATTCATGGGGTTGTGGATGAACAGCCTCCGGGCAGGGGAGCTTGGGCTGAAAAACGGCCAGACCGTTGAGGTGACCAATCTTCGTTATGGACCCAAGGTAAAAGCCATACTCTTTACGACCGCAATGATTCGTCCAGATACGGTTTTTCTCCCCTCCTCATTCGGCAGTCGCAGTAAAAAGCTCTCGGTTGCTGGCGGAAAAGGAACCCCGCTGAATGAACTTATGCCTTACAGTATTGAGCCGATTGCGGCTTCATTCATGTCACAGGAATTTACGGTAAGCGTTCTGCCGATTTAA
- a CDS encoding class I SAM-dependent methyltransferase, giving the protein MPDSWNSPDKFNREASQWDENPRRSELASVVAKAIIATTKPTKTMRALEFGCGTGLVTLEIAPLVSVISAIDTSQEMLAVLQEKIRRFGITNIETRQIDLMASLQNGKQEECFDLIYSSMTLHHISDTAEFLNRISSILVPGGMIAIADLDKEDGLFHDDPLEKVHHGFEREELAAMLHTAGFQRTMFETAHLLEKENRERKRAVYPIFLVTALKAKS; this is encoded by the coding sequence ATGCCTGATTCCTGGAACAGTCCTGATAAATTTAATCGCGAAGCATCGCAGTGGGATGAGAACCCTCGAAGAAGTGAGCTTGCTTCGGTTGTGGCCAAGGCTATCATTGCAACGACCAAACCGACGAAAACCATGCGAGCCCTTGAATTTGGATGCGGAACAGGTTTAGTCACTCTTGAAATTGCACCGCTTGTAAGTGTGATTTCAGCGATTGATACTTCACAGGAAATGCTTGCTGTGCTTCAGGAAAAAATCCGGAGATTCGGAATCACGAATATAGAAACAAGGCAGATTGATCTTATGGCATCTCTGCAGAACGGTAAACAGGAAGAGTGCTTCGATCTGATCTACAGCAGCATGACCCTTCACCATATCAGTGATACGGCAGAATTTCTCAATCGCATCTCAAGCATACTCGTTCCTGGTGGTATGATTGCTATAGCAGATCTTGACAAGGAGGATGGCCTGTTTCATGACGATCCGCTGGAAAAAGTTCATCATGGGTTTGAGCGCGAGGAACTTGCCGCTATGCTTCATACGGCAGGGTTTCAGAGAACGATGTTTGAAACAGCACATCTCCTTGAAAAGGAGAACAGGGAGAGGAAAAGAGCTGTGTATCCGATTTTTTTGGTTACTGCTCTAAAAGCGAAATCCTGA
- a CDS encoding DsrE family protein gives MSLFSKKTATLAFVLALLFPIQTMAAEPTIAAAAQPASSVDNTKGLFVILTDEEPMTQMMALVLSTQTIEQGKSVQILLCGQAGKLALKYSKQTMFKPINKSPQMLLAALIARGVAVEVCPLFLPNVNMSESQLINGVSIAKPPVIAQKMRAEGIKLFTF, from the coding sequence ATGTCACTTTTCAGCAAAAAAACCGCAACCCTCGCTTTTGTGCTTGCCCTGCTCTTCCCGATACAGACAATGGCAGCAGAGCCAACAATAGCGGCTGCAGCTCAGCCTGCATCAAGCGTTGACAACACAAAAGGACTCTTTGTCATCCTCACCGATGAAGAGCCGATGACCCAGATGATGGCCCTTGTCCTTTCGACGCAGACAATCGAACAGGGTAAATCGGTACAAATTCTGCTGTGCGGTCAAGCGGGAAAACTTGCTTTAAAATACAGCAAGCAGACCATGTTCAAGCCGATAAACAAATCGCCACAGATGCTCCTTGCAGCATTGATTGCACGCGGTGTCGCGGTTGAAGTATGTCCGCTGTTTCTGCCCAATGTCAATATGAGCGAATCTCAATTAATCAACGGCGTCAGTATCGCAAAGCCTCCGGTTATTGCCCAAAAAATGAGGGCTGAGGGTATCAAGCTCTTCACCTTTTAA
- a CDS encoding 4Fe-4S dicluster domain-containing protein, producing MARYGMVIDMRTCVGCQACMVACATENQTPFWSDKFRTHVEDKEKGVYPDVQRILLPRLCMHCENTPCLSACPTGATSITKDGIVLVNYDRCIGCYACCIACPYDARYAYESEDVDTEKELYGDLSTHGVPHVDKCTFCEHRIEQHREPACVTTCPTHTRIFGDLDERSSAVHKLAASGKATALNQGLGTSPKVFYIPS from the coding sequence ATGGCCCGTTATGGAATGGTAATAGATATGCGTACCTGTGTTGGATGCCAGGCTTGTATGGTTGCCTGTGCAACGGAAAACCAGACTCCGTTCTGGAGCGATAAATTTCGTACGCATGTTGAAGATAAAGAAAAAGGGGTGTATCCGGATGTTCAAAGAATCTTGCTTCCGCGCTTGTGCATGCATTGTGAAAACACCCCATGCTTGTCGGCGTGTCCTACCGGTGCAACCTCTATAACAAAGGATGGTATTGTTCTTGTCAATTATGACCGCTGCATTGGTTGCTATGCCTGCTGTATAGCCTGTCCTTATGACGCCCGCTATGCCTATGAGAGTGAAGATGTCGATACAGAAAAGGAGCTTTACGGAGATCTTTCGACTCACGGTGTTCCGCATGTCGATAAATGCACCTTTTGTGAGCACAGAATTGAACAACACCGGGAACCGGCATGTGTCACTACCTGTCCGACACATACCCGAATCTTCGGTGATCTTGACGAGCGGTCGAGTGCTGTGCACAAACTCGCCGCAAGCGGAAAGGCGACAGCGCTGAATCAGGGACTTGGAACATCTCCAAAAGTATTTTATATCCCATCATAG
- the nrfD gene encoding NrfD/PsrC family molybdoenzyme membrane anchor subunit, with amino-acid sequence MTFVHQEVWGWQIATYLFLGGLGGATFAIGAILHLFEGCDRKMLSIAVLSSIGFLVLGTVFLLADMLQPLKAAYALTNPKSWIFWGVVFINFYFLAAIVYVIPLLEEWPKLLPIIKKIPAGFLGLLERFNRLAALGGSAAGFLITIYTGLLISAAPAISFWNTPALPLLFVFSGFSTGAAYLLLLSTISKQEASWKVTEKLEQLDAILIVSELIVLGAYFNFALFLPTGARESAEYLFHSPLFIVGFFIAGLVVPLVVETYGIFFASHSNKSKSLLMLASTLVLVGGYLLRLYVLNAGLYQYPW; translated from the coding sequence ATGACATTTGTTCATCAGGAAGTGTGGGGCTGGCAGATTGCGACCTACCTTTTTTTGGGAGGACTGGGGGGGGCTACTTTTGCAATAGGTGCGATTCTTCATCTTTTTGAGGGATGCGACCGGAAAATGCTCTCTATTGCAGTATTGTCCTCAATCGGGTTTTTAGTTCTCGGTACCGTTTTTCTCCTTGCAGATATGCTTCAGCCACTGAAAGCTGCCTATGCTTTGACTAATCCGAAATCCTGGATCTTCTGGGGAGTTGTTTTCATAAACTTTTATTTTCTGGCGGCCATCGTTTATGTCATACCGCTACTTGAAGAGTGGCCAAAACTCCTTCCGATTATCAAAAAAATTCCTGCTGGTTTTCTGGGATTGCTTGAACGGTTTAATCGTCTGGCAGCACTGGGTGGATCTGCGGCAGGTTTTCTTATCACCATCTATACGGGACTGCTGATTTCCGCCGCACCCGCTATCTCTTTCTGGAATACCCCGGCACTTCCTCTTTTGTTCGTTTTTTCCGGATTTTCAACCGGCGCAGCCTATCTGCTGCTGTTGTCAACGATTTCAAAACAAGAGGCATCCTGGAAGGTAACAGAAAAACTGGAGCAGCTTGATGCTATCCTGATTGTGAGTGAATTGATTGTTCTTGGCGCCTATTTCAATTTTGCGCTTTTTTTGCCAACAGGAGCCAGAGAATCAGCAGAATATCTTTTTCATAGCCCTCTCTTCATCGTTGGTTTTTTTATTGCCGGACTTGTTGTTCCTCTTGTTGTAGAGACGTATGGTATTTTTTTTGCCAGCCATTCAAATAAATCAAAATCACTGCTTATGCTTGCAAGTACACTTGTACTTGTTGGCGGTTATCTGTTGCGTCTTTATGTCCTGAACGCAGGGCTTTATCAATATCCTTGGTAA
- a CDS encoding YgaP family membrane protein: MNIDRFVFAVAGFFVFSSVLLSIYHDQNWLWFTGFVGVNLFQAAFTGFCPLAKILKAVGVEPGHAFK; the protein is encoded by the coding sequence ATGAATATTGATCGTTTTGTTTTTGCCGTCGCAGGCTTCTTTGTGTTTTCGAGTGTCCTCCTCTCTATCTATCACGATCAGAACTGGCTCTGGTTTACAGGTTTTGTGGGTGTAAACCTTTTTCAGGCGGCTTTTACAGGGTTCTGTCCACTTGCTAAAATCCTGAAGGCTGTTGGCGTTGAACCCGGACATGCTTTTAAATAG
- the moaA gene encoding GTP 3',8-cyclase MoaA: MSCLVDTFHRHVDYVRIAVTSRCNLRCSYCMREEHEGRADTVSLLDKNEINTIIAVLAELGFSKVRFTGGEPLLREGIAGLVREAKQHPSIKTVGLTTNGVLLDRFLPSLIDAGLDTINFSIDTLDRGRYYAITRRDVYRQVRNNLDNLLKTALIAVKLNVVMMRDINSDEICRFVDFTKDYDVTVRFIELQPFDDNQIWRTGRFFGADKIRELLQHHYPGLQAIRGSATQYFSYSLPGHKGSIAIIPAFTRNFCNECNKIRITSDGKIISCLYENEGLNLLPLLRSNAGHQALGDLFRKAVSQKPEDGKHAAGGLQRTSMSEIGG; encoded by the coding sequence ATGAGCTGCCTCGTAGATACGTTTCATCGCCATGTGGACTATGTGAGGATAGCGGTTACCTCCCGGTGTAATCTGAGATGTTCTTACTGCATGCGCGAAGAGCATGAAGGGAGAGCCGACACAGTATCACTTCTTGACAAAAATGAGATCAACACGATTATTGCTGTGCTTGCTGAACTTGGTTTTTCAAAAGTGCGCTTTACGGGTGGAGAGCCTTTACTGCGAGAGGGTATTGCAGGGCTGGTTCGTGAGGCAAAACAACATCCCTCTATCAAAACCGTAGGCCTCACAACGAACGGCGTTCTGCTTGACCGTTTTCTTCCTTCTCTGATAGATGCCGGGCTTGATACCATCAATTTCAGTATCGACACGCTTGATCGAGGACGATATTACGCCATAACTCGGCGAGACGTCTATAGACAGGTGCGGAATAATCTTGATAACCTTCTTAAAACAGCTCTCATAGCGGTGAAGCTCAACGTCGTGATGATGCGGGATATCAACAGTGATGAAATTTGTCGTTTTGTCGATTTCACCAAAGATTATGATGTGACTGTTCGATTTATAGAGTTACAACCGTTTGATGATAATCAAATTTGGCGAACAGGCAGATTTTTCGGGGCCGATAAAATCCGGGAGTTACTGCAACATCACTATCCCGGGCTTCAAGCCATCAGAGGCTCTGCAACACAGTATTTCAGTTATTCCCTGCCAGGGCATAAGGGTTCGATTGCCATTATTCCGGCATTTACAAGAAACTTCTGTAATGAGTGCAACAAGATTCGCATTACCTCGGACGGGAAGATCATCAGTTGCCTTTATGAAAATGAGGGGCTAAACTTGCTCCCACTGCTTCGTAGCAATGCCGGACATCAGGCTCTCGGTGATTTGTTCAGGAAAGCGGTGTCTCAAAAACCGGAAGATGGCAAACATGCAGCCGGAGGTTTACAAAGAACCAGCATGTCGGAGATTGGAGGGTAA
- a CDS encoding fibrobacter succinogenes major paralogous domain-containing protein has translation MQKKRVFVSAGVLLGMLFFASCTSKPQKSTDIDGNSYTVMKMGSMHWTGENLDVAHYRNGDIIPEIKDPAVWTKLTTGAWCYNGNDAENGKIYGKLYNWYAVNDPRGLAPAGWHVATDAEWSELGTLLGGTEKAGGAMKATSHWKEQSAGSNKSSGFNALPAGARRDTDGEFMAPGGYSRFWSSTELTAKTVRVSAIGYFDAVFRQGKAGKNNAFSVRCVKDKD, from the coding sequence ATGCAAAAGAAAAGAGTTTTTGTAAGCGCCGGGGTATTGCTTGGGATGCTTTTTTTTGCCAGTTGCACCAGTAAACCACAAAAGAGTACCGATATTGACGGAAACAGCTACACGGTTATGAAGATGGGGTCAATGCACTGGACAGGAGAAAATCTTGATGTCGCACACTATCGTAATGGCGATATCATACCGGAAATAAAGGATCCCGCTGTGTGGACAAAACTGACAACAGGAGCCTGGTGTTATAACGGGAATGATGCAGAAAATGGCAAAATTTATGGAAAGCTCTATAACTGGTATGCGGTCAATGATCCGAGAGGTCTTGCCCCTGCGGGATGGCATGTAGCCACTGATGCCGAGTGGTCAGAGTTGGGAACTCTGCTTGGTGGAACAGAAAAGGCCGGTGGAGCAATGAAGGCAACCTCACACTGGAAAGAGCAGAGTGCCGGGTCGAACAAGAGCAGCGGATTTAACGCTCTTCCGGCCGGAGCACGCAGGGACACCGATGGAGAGTTTATGGCGCCAGGAGGGTACAGTCGCTTCTGGTCATCAACGGAGTTAACAGCAAAAACAGTCAGGGTTAGCGCTATTGGCTATTTTGACGCGGTTTTTCGGCAAGGCAAGGCTGGTAAAAATAATGCATTTTCGGTTCGCTGTGTAAAAGATAAGGATTGA
- a CDS encoding MOSC domain-containing protein gives MGFIESVCISKAKGTVKTVVSQISLRPDWGIEGDAHAGNWHRQVSILAGESIDRMRKKMPELTHGMFAENIVTRGIDLSCLIIGDSLLVGDDVVLEITQIGKECHDSKCAIQSATGECIMPKEGIFCRVMRGGAIKPDMGILKKAE, from the coding sequence GTGGGCTTTATAGAATCAGTCTGTATCAGTAAAGCAAAGGGTACCGTAAAAACAGTCGTCAGTCAGATCTCGTTGAGGCCGGACTGGGGTATAGAGGGCGATGCTCACGCAGGTAATTGGCATCGTCAGGTCTCAATTCTTGCAGGTGAGAGTATTGACCGGATGCGTAAAAAAATGCCGGAACTTACTCACGGGATGTTCGCAGAAAATATTGTAACGCGAGGTATTGACCTTTCATGCCTCATTATTGGCGATTCTCTGCTGGTCGGTGATGACGTTGTACTTGAAATCACCCAGATCGGCAAGGAATGTCATGATTCGAAGTGTGCCATACAAAGTGCAACAGGTGAGTGCATCATGCCAAAGGAGGGAATTTTCTGTCGGGTTATGAGGGGCGGTGCGATAAAACCGGATATGGGTATACTGAAAAAGGCTGAATAA
- a CDS encoding DUF134 domain-containing protein has protein sequence MKTNRVGRPTHCRSIQDMPRITCFKPEGVPPEELQSIVLTLDELEAIRLADKEGLYQADAAIRMQVSRPTFGRILEAAHKKVAEAIVDGKKLCIQGGTFRSLCDSTLTDRPNICECPECGLKLPHQKGEPCRETVCPHCQAPLKRMGGCLPEFLPQV, from the coding sequence ATGAAAACCAATCGGGTCGGGCGTCCGACTCATTGCCGAAGCATTCAGGATATGCCCCGGATAACCTGTTTTAAACCGGAAGGGGTTCCTCCTGAAGAACTGCAAAGTATTGTATTGACGCTTGATGAGCTGGAGGCTATACGATTGGCTGATAAAGAGGGGTTATACCAGGCTGATGCGGCAATAAGGATGCAGGTATCTCGTCCAACTTTTGGCCGTATTCTTGAGGCGGCCCATAAAAAAGTTGCAGAGGCAATTGTTGACGGCAAAAAACTCTGTATTCAGGGTGGTACGTTTCGCTCCCTTTGCGACTCGACCCTTACTGACCGTCCAAATATTTGTGAATGTCCCGAATGCGGTCTCAAGCTTCCGCATCAGAAGGGAGAGCCTTGCAGGGAAACAGTTTGTCCTCATTGCCAAGCCCCCCTGAAGCGCATGGGAGGGTGTCTTCCCGAATTTCTCCCTCAGGTATGA
- a CDS encoding OsmC family protein, producing MKSEMIITIGDGRKVDAEFNGFTIHTDQSVHAGGEGSAPEPFTLFLASIGTCAGIYVSSFCKSRGIPVDGIRLVQSHFTGESGRGIGKIEITIELPPDFPEKYKDAVINAANLCAVKKHILNPPEFVVKTVTK from the coding sequence ATGAAAAGTGAAATGATCATCACGATAGGGGACGGAAGGAAAGTTGATGCTGAGTTCAATGGATTTACCATTCATACTGACCAGTCGGTACATGCCGGAGGTGAAGGTTCCGCACCTGAGCCATTCACACTTTTTCTTGCCTCAATCGGAACCTGTGCAGGAATCTATGTCTCTTCATTTTGTAAAAGCCGTGGAATTCCTGTAGATGGTATCCGTCTTGTACAATCACATTTTACAGGTGAATCAGGTCGTGGTATAGGAAAGATTGAGATCACCATCGAACTGCCTCCGGACTTTCCTGAGAAGTACAAGGATGCTGTTATCAATGCAGCCAATCTCTGTGCAGTGAAAAAACATATTCTGAATCCACCGGAATTTGTTGTAAAGACAGTTACAAAATAA